From the Cololabis saira isolate AMF1-May2022 chromosome 13, fColSai1.1, whole genome shotgun sequence genome, the window CTCTGCATCAAGTTGATGCAAGTCAAGCAACCCAATAAGATGCTCCTCTGGCATGGAATTGCTGACAAAGCGAATCATCACAGACAAATTTTCCACATTGCACCTGTCTCTGGTCCCATCACTTTTGAGGCAGAACCCCGCAGAatctgcattttttattttttcctgatCTCTCCAAGCACCATGTCTGCCAGTGTTTCTATAATTTCATTTTGGATATCCTTAGATGTATATTTTGCATTCTTTGGGATACCCTTAGCAATGCTTGCTAATTTCTCATCCTTCTCTAAGGTATACTCCATCAGCTTTAGAAAGAGACCTGAAGCAATGTCGTCGTCAGCTGCATCATGCCTCAAAGTTTCTGCAGTTCCACGGAGCCCCAACTCATTTACACAGAGAAACTTAACAGCACTGCCCACACTCTTGACATAGTAATGGTTTTTTTCAAGTTGTGTTTTACCAACCAACAGGGAGTCAACAGTTCCCCCTGTAGCCTCTCTGCTTTTGTGCTGAGTCCATACAGTTGAAGCATGCACATGGTTGTGGCTGGACACATGCCTCTGTAACCCCTTGTCTCGATCAAGTGCTGCTTTCCAGTTGTTAAAACCAGTTAAGGTAAAAGCAACATCCCTCTCATTAACAGCGCTGCCATATTTCCGACAGGGGAAACAGAAGCAGGCGTCTCGCACCACAGAATACTCTAGCCATGGTCGTGTGCGGTACCAGGCAGGATTGAATGATCTCAATGTTGTACCAAATGCACGCTTTGGGTAGCTactattataattataaagaataatttaaaatcaaactgaacatATATAAACTGCATATGTTGATTAACTAATGTGCCTATATACTTTAAAACTAATGTCAATGTGATGAACTAGTGTGTGTATTCTGAGTTGTCTCTGGAGAATTCTGTACCAGGCACGAGATAAGGGGGGCCCCAAGCCACCCCTACTTTCAGAGGTAATAAACTTGTTCTCAAGACAGAGGCGGGCAGATCTGTTAGGATGGCTGCGGAGAGCTGTCCTGCAGGTCTCCCTCTGCAGAGGTAATGTCTTTAATTGTATTCCAGTTTTGTGTcttatttaccttttccagctcaatctAAGAACCCGGCGTGATGAATTCGATCACAACAATTTGGGGGCGTCGTCCGGGATTGAGATCAGGAGAggtaattatgaaaaacagcTCGGTGCGAAAAAGGCGAGGACAGGCCGCGCGGCAAATTCAGGGTAAGCAGACCTTTATCTGCATTGGATATACTCAAATCAAGACCGTGTCCAAAGTCTTAAGTAAACACCCAGCTgctgaatttaataactgctaaatttaaggaatgataactgctgaattaagaattgctaaatttaaggaatgacaaCTGCTAAAGATAATGAAGAAAGGACAAGGCTGGAATATAAATTAACTAGATAGTGTACACAGAGGGGGTTAGAGTCCCCAGAGAGGGTTTGAGGCCCCAGAGGGGGTTAGAGTCCCCAGAGAGGGTTTGAGGCCCCAGAGGGGGTTAGAGTCCCCAGAGGGGGTTAGAGTCCCCAGAGAGGGTTTGAGGCCCCAGAGAGGGTTAGAGGCCCCAAAATTGTCATTTGGCATTTTTGAAAGTCTTGGGCGTGGCGGCccccaccgtgacactgacgaGTGCATGGATTTTGCTGGGTTGGAATCCCGGGATTGAGGCCACCCGAATTCTAAGAGCTGCCAAAGAAACTTACAGTAAAAAGTTGATGGTATGCAATTGAGGATGGAATAGGATTTTGGAAACTGTACAGAGGTTTTAAAATGCCCgagaaactttaaatgttgAGGGAATTTGGCTTCGTGAAGATATTGTAACATCTATGTTGACATGGGCTTGAAAAACAGAAATAGATGAGATTGTGAAGTATGTAAAAATTCAGCAGTAACTGCTGGCCTTGCTATGTGAGAAAGGAGGGGCTGCGCTTGTGTGTAAAGcgcctgctgtgtgtgtgtgtgtgtgtgtgagacagagACTGCTgggatgtgtatgtatgtgtgtgtgtgtgtgtgtgtgtgtgtgtgtgtgtgtgtgtatgtgagagacagagactcctgggatgtgtgtgtgtgtgtgtgagagagaaggagagatgtgtgagtatgtgtgtgttccTTTGTGTATTGTATGTTCATGGAACTTTGTAGATAtattctgtcattttaagagaaagaaaagtatgATTTAATTGACTTCGTAGTTGGCTTTAAAATGGGAAATTTGCAGAAAAGTTGCAGGTTCAGATGACATGGTCGTAAAAGTccactcctctcctcctctgttcagaaaaaggggaggggttgaatGGGCCTTTTTAACAGGAATTAGATAAAGTAATGCTTTAAAAAAGCTAGAGATTATGCTGATAATAATCTTATTTAGGGGTTGAATAGGTGACAaattttagaatatatttggatattataAGATAATATGTTAAGAAGTAAAAGGTTTAAATTCATATGAGCCTCTCTCTGTTGACTTGGTTAAAATAATATGaacaatgagcttctttaaatgatacattctgtgtctataaaggagactttttatctgttaaaaatacatgagcttcagcttctctgttgacattttttaagataacattaacaatgagcttctttaaatgatgcattctgtgtctaataaagaagacttttttatttgataaaGCATATATGAACTTCGAGAGAGGACTTTTtgggagtttgtttgtttaggtCAAGAACGTTTGTCTGTGTACTGGAGCGCTCCCCCTCAGCGAAATATGGTGAATTGGTTAGGGGCGGCTCACGTTCTTTAAGTTTCAAGTGAGGGcataataatacataataaaacgTCTTAGTTGATATAAAGGAGTTGATGAATACAGATTTTGGAACCTGTGATAGTGGGATGATGTAATTCTGTCTGTAATTTGTATAGTTGAGGTTACTCTCATTTTTTGGGAAGTGGAAGTGCTTTTgcaatttctattttatttaggaaaaggaccagattgaaatgataaattacaGATATGGGTTAGTTTTACAATGTTATTTAGGACTATACTACGGTTATTAATATTAGGACAGTCAGTggataatttacttttacatttttgaacagggtttgtcactttctgtttactgtaactgttgctgagagaggaaaaatatataaagattattttctttttacaaacaTTGGTTAGTTCTCCATTAGCGAACCaaggattttttaaataaattcggATTAATTTGAACAAGAAAAGAGGAGATTGGGAATTTAGAAGGAGTGAAAACTGAAACGCCACCTGGAACACAGGGAGGGGGTCGGAAAAGATAACGAAGGAATGTAGGGGTACGGACAGACCAGACCATGTCGTAAACATGTTgggtgaaacagaaacagaaaaaaaaaaaaagaggggaaacttTCAGCGCCAGGCGCGGGGTCAGTGGGCTGGGGTCAGCCCATGAGATACTGTTAGTAAATCagcattaaacacacacaaattttaTGAACCACCTTGAGCACCCAACCTCCACTACCACATACCATAGAGGGATGGGTGGACTAAAGGGGAGGGGCCCGGGGGTTTGACGAGGGGGTTGCCATAGAGACCCAGGAGAGACACGCCCCACAAAGAGACACCAAGGGACTGGCTGCTTTGGAGAAAAAACAGACTTTACCATTCACACGCCCCCTCAGGATGAGGGTGAGGCGTAAGCCCTGAGCACCCTGTGACCTGATGGGGACAGACCAACTGATCATGTTGGGGGTGATGATTCAGTGTGGTCCCGATGGTTTGACGCTGACCTTTCTGGACGGGGGACACAGAGTCAATCAACCATCTGAGTGGACATTGCATgttctctcctcagccaggtCTGGCTGCAGAAATACAGTATGTTGGACTTTGTTTGAACCAGAAACATCGGTTACTCCTGGCCCGATATACGATCTATCAACAGTGGCGCCCCTGAGTCGACACCTGGTGTCCTTACGCTAGTTCCCCCAATCCTTTACATATCACATTATTTTACGATACACCTAATGGTAACATGATGCCTTGCACTCACATTATGACACGACTAAGGTGGTATGAAATTATTAAAAGGCTTGCCCTCATGTATCATTGGTTTTGCGTCTAGGCCATCAAGCTAAGGATTTAATGCCTCCAAAGCAAAATTATAATTACCACCCAATAGTTGTACGACATGGTGAAACAACTAGGCGTTAGGATTTAGATTTTTCTGTAACAGATCACCAACAAGTGATCCTGTTTCAAAAGGGGGAGTAAGGTTGGTAATTATGTGACGTGTAAACACGACCCTACATGTATACAGCATGTAGCAGTTAAAAGAAATGAAtcaaaaagaaattaagaaaatgaAGCATCAAATATTTTGTACACACACGACGGATAGCACAGGGGGAAAACCACACAAGTGCATGCAAAGAATCGTTCGTGACGATAAAGTCAGGGAAGACTTAGTGAAAACACCATTCGACAAAGCGATTAATTTGTTTGTAGACGGATACTGTTTTAGATACTGGAACGAAGGGTTACAATTAGCATATGCGATAGTAAACGAGGAAGACGAAACATGGGTAACAGTAGATGCTAGAAGGATTGAAggaattagaatcagaatcagaatcaggtttattggtcaagtttgaacattgcccaaggaatttgactccggttatttcgcttaCCACCCGGATTTGAAagtagcaacagtaaataacaaatgtacgaTAGATAAAAGTGTGGTacgtattaaaatatatacgattaaaaaagtgaaaggtgtaaTAGTAtagaggtagacatggtaaagacagctcttaataagaaatataaatagtaAGTGGCCTTGagatgggaaacggagattggaatgagtagagttaaacctgagaccacctgatatattgtacaagCATTATGGGAGTAGTTTTAGTCTTTAAGGTAAAGAATACCAGAATGGGCAAACAGATGGCGATTAGGTGAATTAAATTTAGTCCAGGAATGGCACgagtaatttttcttttcttttttgtaaaaggTCAAATTTTTTAGATAGCTGGGATAAGTATTACAGTAAATAATAGTACAGGAATTTAGATGTTGTCCAAACAAAGGTTTATAAAGAATAAGAAGAGCAGAGCGTGGAAGCAGGGGTCTCGCTTTGAAAAGCAGACCGTCATTTTTTGGATTCTTAGATATTTCGTTTTGCAAAAACGATCTATATGACGATTAGtttagacagtcatcaatgaggactccaaggaactttgtagagtttactttctttatttctttatcatttattttgatctgaaaggccagattttccgtattctttggtttctttattaaaactgaatgatatataatttgttttcttaatattaatagaggttttgttcatttttgatcCAAATATCCACCTTAGAGAGCTCATTGTTAAGGAGATTTTGAATTTTATGGATGTTGTTATGTGATACGAGAAAGGTTGTTTCATTGAACATTCCAGGAAAACATGTCAGTGTTTAGCCCCGGAGGCAGatcattttcaactttattctgtacGAAGATATGTCTTTAGGGAATATTCAACAGTGAACTACGGAGGAGCTTAATAAGAAGGACTatgtttttcagttattgtaATAATTCATTTGATCATCAACCAGTATTTTGGGGCAAATATGCCGTAGTTTCATGAGAGTGaatgatttttactttttgttacgTAGAAATGTCACTTTTCTATAATGGAAATGTTAATCGTGTGGACAATCCTGAGTATCCCCTCAACGCGTAAAGGATTTAACAGAGTAATTTGCATGTCTGGATTGTTGAAGTGGGTGTACATAAAGTGCCCAGAGGGAAAGAAATCAGTAATGTTCATAAATAAGCAATTATTGCTCCACACTATCTGTATGAGATTGTAGGATAATGTATTGAATCATCTGGAGTTGAGTATTGTGTAGTGGGTGACATCAGGAAGGCGTTTGGGAAACGCTGGATGGGACATGCGAATATGAAGACTAAATTGGCAAAAATCTGTGCACAGACCAAAATGACATGGGTGGACGCGGGCCACGGACTGACCCGTACGAACTACAGACTGGACGACTTTTTCTAGGGCCACAGAATGCGCCCTACTTGAAGGAGACTGACGAATAACAATTTGGTCAGAAAGCTCACTTCTCCGAACTGCAAAGTTTGGTATCTGCTTACTCCAAACAGGTCGGAGACGGACAGACACGGACCTCACAGACAGAATGGGTTCCCCTGTGAGTCATCAAGAGACAGTGGTCGGAGCCAAGGTGGACAGGACCCAGAACGGACCTCCCACGTCATCCGACTCCACAGGAAAGGTGACACGTGGTGTCAACGATCGCAGTGGGCAACACCGGACCCCCCCCACGAAGATTAGGACCCCAGATCCGGCTGGATCTGGCACGGCAGCGTTCATAAGGCCTTAGCTCAAGAaaggggcagaataatcccctgAGCAGGGTCCACCGGGTGTTCAGAATAGTCTACCTCTGACCCTGAAGAGgaacaataaagaagaaagaagatacatagggtgatctctgattagagatcaaaagggggaatattataattataaagaataatttaaaatcaaactgaacatATATAAACTGCATATGTTGATTAACTAATGTGCCTATATACTTTAAAACTAATGTCAATGTGATGAACTATTGTGTGTATTCTGAGTTGTCTCTGGAGAATTCTGTACCAGGCACGAGATAAGGGGGGCCCCAAGCCACCCCTACTTTCAGAGGTAATAAACTTGTTCTCAAGACAGAGGCGGGCAGATCTGTTAGGATGGCTGCGGAGAGCTGTCCTGCAGGTCTCCCTCTGCAGAGGTAATGTCTTTAATTGTATTCCAGTTTTGTGTcttatttaccttttccagctcaatctAAGAACCCGGCGTGATGAATTCGATCACAACACTACCCAGTATTGGCTGAGATGGTTCATTGCCATTTAAGTCACTGGGTAGCTGAGCAGGCTGCTTTGGGGGAGCACTTGTTGGGGGGATGGAGGGAGCTGGTGCAGAAGCAGTGCTTACTGATGCTAAAGGTAAAGTATTGCTAGCTGCTGTCTTGGATGTAGTAGCAGCATCATTGCTACTACTAGCAGCACTACACCTTTTAAAAGCTCTGAAGAAAGGATGCATTACACAGCTTTAACTTTTTCTTTGTGAGCTGCTGGAAGCTGGAGCAGAAAATAAGCAAGCTTGCTTTGTAAAaagactaacaaaaaaaaaccaacgcTGTGATTATAAGAAAAAACCAGTACAGACCTATAGACTGGGGCGGGGCTTTACGTAGGGGTCCGTCAGACACAGGTCACTGGTCTTCAGTTTGTCACATGCAGTGGACAGGAGCACATCTCTGTGCTTGTAACGCTGCTGTTTTTTCAAagtctaaagcctgatttatggtaccgcgttaaatcgacgcagagcctacggcgtagtgtacgcggcgatgcgcaccgtacggtgtgcgtcgccgcgtaccctacgccgtaggtactgcgtcgatttaacgcggaaccatgaatcagccttaaCCCACTCCGTGGCTGTGCTGAAACCTGACACTACACTTTCAGGCTACGTTTGGGCTCATTTGCATACTGCAACAGTGATTGGATGTTTACTGAGGGCAGAggggtgtgtgcgtgtgtgtgtctatgcTGCTGCGGAGACACGGCACAGCGGAGGGACAGAGAGATGAGAGGGAAGCCGACATTGTGTCGTGTGTGCCCCTTTTTCGGCGGATTTTTCCGCTACTGCAGATCATTTTGTCAACTTGTATTGTATATTAATTTTGTGAGTATATTAAAATGTGATTTCTCAACTTCTAGAATTTTGATTTGAGGGGGCAACACATTTATTTAAGGGGGCTCTGCCCCCTCTTGCCCCTGCGTAGAGCCGGCCTcgcgtgacgccgtcgtgaacccttcagacttctccgtcactccatttctccgtggtgcagtaaccccccagagcgctagttgatactttgtttagcctCCAGTCTTTCTCAGTGGATCAAAGAGaaaaggacaactattgtgcaaaaaaaaaaaaaatcacacacacacacacgaagaaaagagcgttgaaatttcacgactgcttcacgaaccggaaccggaaatgcgttgctaccaagcgaaccaatcacagccctctcggtctgcgttgggtctgcgtcgcctcgatgcATAGTTAAactttttgggaggtgcaggtcaggctacggcgtaggctctgcgttgatttaacgcagaaccataattcagcgtAATTTTAATTGCTGTTAATTAAGTCTATAACAGCATTCACTTCGCTTTTACAGTTGACCAGCTGGTCTCAGAAGCAGAGGGTGTCATTAGTAAAGCACTTTTTTCTTACATCCCTCAGATGAAATTAAATTTAAGAACCATCATTCATTTATATTGATAAAATCACATGAACAAGGCACTACTGTGGGACACTGTTCTAACATTCTGAcattgacttcctgtttgtttaCAATGGTGTTACtgagcaggaaactgaaatcCAACAAAAAACGAATAACTTTATTCAGAACAGAACAATAACAGAACAATGATGAAAAATTTTagattacaataaaaacattacaaaaaaggttACTAATTTACGACCAGAAGCagaactatttaaaaaaaaatatataaaactgaACAGATTtccagatacacacattttattcagtgtgaacacgttggtgacgTCTTAAATGACCCGattgagtaaaagctgccccacactgctcacatctgtacggcttctctccagtgtgaatgcgttggtgcgtagttaaataacttgatgtggtaaaagccgcgccacactgctcacatctgtacggcttctctccagtgtgaatgcgttggtgcgtagttaaatcatttgatgtggtaaaagccgccccacactgctcacatctgtacggcttctctccagtgtgaatgcgttggtgcgtagttaaagcacttgatgtggtaaaagccgccccacactgctcacatctgtacggcttctctccagtgtgaatgcgttggtgcgtagttaaagcacctgatgcggtaaaagctgccccacactgctcacatctgtacggcttctctccagtgtgaatgcgttggtgcgtagttaaataacttgatgtggtaaaagccgccccacactgctcacatctgtacggtttctctccagtgtgaatgcgttggtgcgtagttaaataacttgatgtggtaaaagccgccccacactgctcacatctgtatggcttctctccagtgtgaatgcgttggtgcgtagttaaagcacttgatgtggtaaaagctgccccacactgctcacatctgtacggcttctctccagtgtgaatgcgttggtgcttCGTTAAagcacttgatgtggtaaaagccgccccacactgctcacatctgtacggcttctctccagtgtgaatgcgttggtgcgtagttaaagcacctgatgcggtaaaagctgccccacactgctcacatctgtacggcttctctccagtgtgaatgcgttggtgcgtagttaaagcacccgatgtggtaaaagctgccccacactgttcacatctgtacggcttctctccagtgtgaatgcgttggtgcgtGGTTAAagcacttgatgtggtaaaagctgccccacactgctcacatctgtacggcttctctcccgtgtgaatgcgttggtgcttAGTTAAAGCatctgatgtggtaaaagctgccccacactgctcacatctgtacggcttctctccagtgtgaatcttCTTATGTCTCTTCAAGGATGAAGAAGTGGCGAGGACTttctcacactgatcacaggggTAACCTGTGGGCCTCTCTTTGCCTTTACGTTtctgtaaagaaaaaaagagacttaGATCCTGTTGTCGGTTGACCCATCAAAAGTTTATTCAGTTGTATTTAATAGCTTTCTATCATGGTGTTTGCAGTGAAACAATGAATCCTTATTTTCTAGGGGTCATATTAACCATGTCCTGTCACAACTAGTTCTTTACagacaaaaacattcaaataaaacatctcGGTAGGTCAGAACAAAAGTGTAAGTGGTGAAAGTGCTGAAACAAAAACCCTTAGAACACATTCATCAACTGTTTACCGAAGCCACTTGAGATTACTGATCTCAAACTTTCATTAGAAATTTTGtctttaaaacagttttgaCTTCAGAACTGGATGTGAAAACTCAGTTTTATTACCTGACAAATGTGATGTCAAAAACAAGTCCCCATCAAGATAGAGATGCCATAAAAAGGAACAATTTGGGATATAAACGAGCCCCAAAGCAAGAGACAtgagacaaaaacaacatttcagcaACCTGAATTTATTTGTTGCTACTGTACTTTCAATGAACATACATGACAAGCATGTCAAATATGATTTAATTTACTCTTTCAGCTCAATTACcttatttaaaaacacaaataaattacATTCATTGGGCATTAAAATTATGAAATTCATTTATAAAATTGAAAGTCTAAAGTCCCTATAAGATCCAAATAGCTCACAGATGAACATTTGACGACTGAACATAAACggtgcaataaaaaaataaattgggAGTTATGCAAATGTGTGAGGAATTAATAAAGAAATTCTTTCAGTCAGTTATTTGAAAACACTAGTGTGGAGAAATCTTGTAGTTGTTAAAGAACAGAGTTCGGATCAATGGAGGTTTTTTTATTGGATATAAAGTTATCTGAgtgcattacattttttttgctaagGTGTTTTTTGTAATATCACACTGTGTCCTCTGACAGGACATAGTGTGGGAgatgcttttttcccccttctttcCTCGGGTCATCTTTTTCTTACCTAATGAAACGGCGGTGCTGACCCATTGGCTGAACCCTCAGGCACCAGCTCTCCATTTTTGACATGAAACACAATTCTGCTGATGTCTATGTACGGCCTTGCGCCCCTCAAGATCCAAAATGTTCTTCTTATTTCAGCAAAGATCCTTTCTAAACCATCTTGACACAATCTCTCGTTATAATCTTTAATGATTAATTGTGTCACCTTGTGAGTAGGATCCAGTACAATTGGATGTAGTGATTTGTGTGATTTGAGACAGGCTATGTCCTCCCAAAAGCTATCGTTTTGTGCCTTATTAGAGGATTTTTTGTTCAGCATTCAGAAATTCAGCGGCAGAGGGATTTACAGTGGTCTGTCTGGAAAGAGACTGGGCAGTGGCATCCAGTAATTCTTGGTAAGTTTTGAAACTGTCAGGATTTGGCACAGTAACAGCAACGTTAACACTGTAACAGACAGATTGTTTCAAAACaatttggtcatcaacagatgCAACAGTTTCAAGGTTTAGGCCAAGTATCTGGAGGTTCGCATAAAAATGCTGGGGCATTGATCCATCTGTTTGGGAGGAAAATATCTGACGGGAATAAGCCTCTTGTAACATCATCAGCACGAACCAGTGGAGCACAGTGGTTCAGTCAGTCCACAGTGTAATAGTTCAGACTGGCAAAGTGAATTCTGTCCTGATTAGGTCACAGAGGCGTGCACCAGTTAGTGGAGTACGTAAATCCAGTCTGGGTACTGGTAGCTGTTGCTTGGGTGAAACGTGTGAGCAAGCAAGAATGAAACTTAGCTTGATGTGACCTTTGACATCCTTAGATCTGACATATGCAACAACACCATATGCTTGTTCAGACGCATCAAAAAAGATATGGGTGCCTCGGACGGTGGTAGGACGGTCCATCTCTTTGGAGGTATAGCAGTGTGGGATTGTGATTTGAGGAAGATAACAAAGCTCCTTTTCCAAAGAATTCCAAGCTCTAAGAAGGGGATCACCTAACCTAATGGATCACACAACAGAGTTACTACATGTAATGCAATGTTACATGTAGTAACGTTCAGTCTTGCAGTTCCACAGCAGTCCCAGTGTGCGCTCCTGAGGATCAGCCTGAGCCAAGGCCAAAGCTCACAACTGTCCGATCTTGCCTCAGATGGTAAGTCGTTAATCACAGCAGGATCATTGCTTGCCCACTGATAAATGTCAAAGCCCCCTACTAAAAGAGTAGTTCTCAATTTGTCAAAGTGTCCGAGCTGCCACTGATGAAGGAAAACTTTGCAAGATGCCAATTGAAGGTGTACCCAGAAACCACACTCAAGGATATGACAAGCTGAAGAAGGTGTGGGGTagagccgtgattcccaacccccggtccccggaccggtaccgggccgcagaGCTGTTCCTACTGGGCCGTGAAATGGCTTgggttccgatcataattagggctgcaacgattcgccgACGACGATTCGCAACGATtcgcatctcacttcacttcaccacatacaatctctgccgagagccgcGCAACACTAagcgtctcagcgcagcttttcttttttttctttcgcgtctcagcgcagctgcgggtaacaaaactttaaaaaaaatagttcgGGAGCGTTTTAGCCTGGATAtggcgaataaaaagattacttgcaaggtttgcaaagcagaccttgcttatcacgggagcacgttgatAATGTACGAgcgtttgaagagaaagcacctcggacagttgaacgaaacggactcgccttggtaagatattaagcgtattttggctttaaaagagagctttaacgttacgcctgactgtgcctgacaaaagtattttaaattaaatgcatgcagtccGAAGATGagagccaccatggacccctttctgcaaaaaaagcagACGTGTAGCTGCAACAGGCGACTGCCCTCACTGATCAATAACTGCAGCTGATCTGTGATATGAgcagctctccatggttgatgCTGACGGGTTTCAACCCCatggtttcaacaaatgatgcaccagttcaacccagagaacgtcctgccatccagaacccatttcacccacttgatggagaaaaatttagagacgttttattttatcatttattttttatataacacaattgcctgtccttaagaaatgaaaaataatggacagaggtttatttatggatttatgtctatactgactgatcactgtgcctgtccttggcttttttatttactttttgtatgaacagcagcaaaattgaataaaatatctatttttcattgaagtacccatctttctcgtgtttattatcatttgccacataattaaagtaacctcatactaaatttaagaaaaaattactaattatccgattaatcCACTAATCGATGACTAgttgactattaaaatagtcgttagttagagccctatttaaaatgcatagtttttttctaaaatgtttattaaaattgacataaattgtcaaccggtccacAAGCTTTTTGTtcatacttctgctggtccttggcacaaaaaaggttgggaacccctggggTAGAGTGTTCGGGTTCAGATGAAAAGTACAATATCGTCCGTGTAAAGCG encodes:
- the LOC133458050 gene encoding zinc finger protein 420-like yields the protein MATMVAKKSQAERSRVPAKAHALFNQGDRLRARCFRSASASGGFTLLEKRKGKERPTGYPCDQCEKVLATSSSLKRHKKIHTGEKPYRCEQCGAAFTTSDALTKHQRIHTGEKPYRCEQCGAAFTTSSALTTHQRIHTGEKPYRCEQCGAAFTTSGALTTHQRIHTGEKPYRCEQCGAAFTASGALTTHQRIHTGEKPYRCEQCGAAFTTSSALTKHQRIHTGEKPYRCEQCGAAFTTSSALTTHQRIHTGEKPYRCEQCGAAFTTSSYLTTHQRIHTGEKPYRCEQCGAAFTTSSYLTTHQRIHTGEKPYRCEQCGAAFTASGALTTHQRIHTGEKPYRCEQCGAAFTTSSALTTHQRIHTGEKPYRCEQCGAAFTTSNDLTTHQRIHTGEKPYRCEQCGAAFTTSSYLTTHQRIHTGEKPYRCEQCGAAFTQSGHLRRHQRVHTE